One window of Labeo rohita strain BAU-BD-2019 unplaced genomic scaffold, IGBB_LRoh.1.0 scaffold_733, whole genome shotgun sequence genomic DNA carries:
- the LOC127161790 gene encoding histone H4-like — MSGRGKCGKGLGKGGAKRHRKVLRDNIQGITKPAIRRLARRGGVKRISGLIYEETRGVLKVFLENVIRDAVTYTEHAKRKTVTAMDVVYALKRQGRTLYGFGGYVISGNKNENANSNSSF, encoded by the coding sequence ATGTCTGGAAGAGGAAAATGTGGTAAAGGTCTTGGTAAAGGAGGCGCTAAGCGTCACCGAAAAGTTCTTCGCGATAACATTCAGGGAATCACTAAACCAGCAATTCGTCGTCTTGCTCGTCGTGGCGGTGTCAAGCGTATTTCCGGGTTGATCTATGAGGAGACCCGCGGTGTGTTGAAGGTGTTTCTGGAGAACGTTATTCGTGATGCTGTGACTTACACTGAACACGCTAAAAGAAAGACCGTTACCGCCATGGATGTTGTATATGCTCTGAAACGACAGGGACGCACTCTGTATGGTTTCGGAGGTTACGTTATTTCTGGAAACAAAAACGAAAACGCAAACTCCAACAGCTCTTTTTAA